A single region of the Granulicella aggregans genome encodes:
- a CDS encoding GNAT family N-acetyltransferase has protein sequence MSATIRVRAAVPEDSMAIAAIYAPHVLNGVTSFEVEVPDSAEISRRRAGILELGLPYLVAEIDGEFAGYAYAGQFRPRAAYRFTVENSVYVAERFQRRGVARLLMQELIAQSASAGIRQMIAVIAEPSSSTASVMLHRSLGFEEVGVLRGVGEKFGRALDVLLMQRSLS, from the coding sequence ATGTCAGCCACTATTCGGGTTCGCGCGGCGGTTCCAGAGGATTCAATGGCCATTGCGGCGATCTACGCGCCGCACGTGTTGAACGGCGTGACTTCCTTCGAGGTTGAAGTCCCGGATTCTGCTGAGATTTCGCGGCGTAGGGCAGGCATTCTGGAGCTTGGACTCCCGTATCTGGTAGCGGAGATCGACGGAGAATTCGCCGGCTATGCCTATGCTGGTCAGTTCCGGCCCCGCGCGGCTTATCGTTTCACCGTAGAGAATTCGGTCTACGTTGCAGAACGTTTTCAACGGCGCGGCGTTGCGCGACTCCTGATGCAAGAGCTGATCGCTCAGTCTGCGAGTGCGGGCATACGCCAGATGATCGCGGTGATTGCTGAGCCTTCGAGCAGCACCGCTTCCGTTATGCTGCATCGCTCGCTCGGATTTGAGGAGGTAGGAGTGCTGCGCGGTGTAGGTGAGAAGTTTGGCAGAGCCTTGGATGTGCTGCTCATGCAGCGATCTTTGAGCTAA
- a CDS encoding PspA/IM30 family protein, with amino-acid sequence MFSRIGNLFKGFLGLFVSGLERRNPEALLEVEQENLRKQVGKFNSGLAAHAALVERLIGQVRKLESDQADLRAKTSANLKLGNRDAAGQYALRLQTIDRELEENRKQMEQAETTYKELVRARDVAFSIARQKIESLKAGISDLKMKRAMAEITEMASGMVTELGGSGDTLNRLEAMVQEERYKASGRVRVAVDSLDLHDVHIKEAEQSALAEQALAAFEAQQAPKQVGGGVETVPSTMPTTLATDDVRKR; translated from the coding sequence ATGTTCAGTCGGATTGGCAATCTGTTCAAGGGGTTTCTGGGGCTGTTCGTGTCGGGGCTGGAGCGGCGCAACCCCGAGGCCCTGCTCGAAGTAGAGCAGGAGAACCTTCGCAAGCAGGTAGGTAAGTTCAACAGTGGCCTGGCGGCGCACGCAGCGTTAGTCGAGCGCCTGATTGGGCAGGTGCGGAAGCTGGAGTCCGACCAAGCCGATCTTCGCGCGAAGACCTCGGCGAACCTGAAGCTGGGCAATCGCGACGCGGCGGGGCAGTACGCTCTACGTCTGCAGACGATCGACCGCGAGCTCGAAGAGAACCGCAAGCAGATGGAGCAGGCGGAGACCACTTATAAAGAGCTGGTGCGCGCGCGGGACGTGGCCTTCTCCATTGCGCGGCAGAAGATCGAATCGCTCAAGGCGGGCATCAGCGACCTGAAGATGAAGCGCGCGATGGCCGAGATCACCGAGATGGCGTCGGGCATGGTGACGGAGCTTGGCGGGTCGGGCGACACCCTGAATCGCCTCGAAGCGATGGTGCAGGAGGAGCGCTATAAAGCTTCCGGTCGGGTGCGCGTTGCGGTCGACAGCCTCGATCTGCATGACGTCCACATCAAGGAAGCCGAACAGAGCGCGCTGGCCGAGCAGGCCTTGGCAGCGTTCGAAGCGCAACAGGCTCCGAAGCAGGTTGGCGGCGGCGTAGAGACCGTGCCTTCCACGATGCCGACGACGCTTGCGACCGATGACGTGAGGAAGCGGTAG
- a CDS encoding substrate-binding domain-containing protein: MAGSSGTPSLTWLGKLVIAIFVVGCVAGAYLLANKRHVLPDAVSSSGLASVGGGKAVEFGIAYGTEKQRWLEWAVEQYKATPEGKNVTIHLIPMGSMEGAHAAVAGDKRIQVWSPASSVYKDTFVEDWQAKYGSNPIVREEPLALTPMVFVMWEERYQAFQKHYGSVDFDTVNKALHETGGWQTIGSHADWGLFKFGHTNPGESNSGIQTLVLAGNSYFKKSTELTVSDVTDAGFQTWLGRLEAATNSDSNSTGNLMKEMVLKGPSSYDALLVYESVAIDYLKNAEGRWGAIHVIYPEYNTWNDSPYYVLNASWSSEDQQRAAGKFLDFLLSEPVQKESIVHGFRPVNTNVPTRTPDSPWTRFADNGVKIDLGKICPPPKAEVVTNLLASWQRRDQR; this comes from the coding sequence ATGGCTGGAAGTTCTGGAACACCTTCATTGACGTGGCTGGGTAAGTTGGTCATTGCGATCTTCGTGGTGGGCTGTGTCGCGGGCGCATATCTGCTAGCGAACAAGCGGCATGTGCTGCCGGATGCGGTATCGAGCAGCGGCCTAGCCTCGGTTGGTGGCGGCAAGGCAGTCGAGTTCGGCATCGCCTATGGCACGGAGAAGCAACGCTGGCTGGAGTGGGCGGTCGAGCAGTACAAGGCGACCCCGGAGGGCAAGAACGTCACGATCCATCTGATTCCCATGGGATCGATGGAAGGCGCTCACGCGGCGGTCGCGGGCGACAAACGCATCCAGGTCTGGTCGCCCGCCAGTTCCGTCTACAAGGACACCTTCGTTGAAGACTGGCAGGCGAAGTACGGCAGCAACCCCATCGTTCGCGAGGAGCCGCTCGCGCTGACGCCGATGGTCTTTGTGATGTGGGAAGAGCGTTACCAGGCCTTTCAGAAGCACTATGGAAGCGTCGACTTCGACACCGTGAACAAGGCTCTTCACGAGACGGGCGGATGGCAGACGATTGGCAGTCATGCAGACTGGGGGCTGTTCAAGTTCGGGCACACGAATCCGGGGGAGTCGAACTCCGGCATACAGACTCTGGTGCTGGCCGGCAATAGCTACTTCAAGAAGTCGACCGAATTGACGGTGAGCGATGTAACGGACGCTGGCTTCCAGACGTGGCTGGGAAGGCTCGAGGCGGCGACGAACAGCGACTCGAACAGCACCGGCAACCTGATGAAGGAGATGGTGCTGAAGGGGCCGTCCTCCTACGACGCGCTGCTGGTGTATGAGAGCGTGGCCATCGATTACCTGAAGAATGCGGAGGGGCGATGGGGAGCGATCCACGTGATCTATCCCGAGTACAACACCTGGAACGATAGCCCGTACTATGTGCTGAACGCGTCGTGGAGCAGCGAAGACCAGCAGCGTGCTGCCGGTAAATTTCTCGATTTTCTGTTGAGTGAGCCGGTGCAGAAGGAGTCGATCGTGCATGGTTTCCGCCCGGTAAATACCAATGTTCCGACGCGGACGCCGGATAGTCCGTGGACTCGATTTGCGGACAATGGGGTTAAGATCGATTTGGGAAAGATATGCCCGCCTCCGAAGGCCGAAGTGGTGACCAATCTGCTGGCTAGCTGGCAGAGGAGAGATCAGCGGTAG
- a CDS encoding vWA domain-containing protein, producing the protein MRVSKFVVVCALLLAVGCKKAKAPSSGDGDALKPAGADEIRLIFTYGSEKQKWVEDVTAAFNQSGVKSATGKHITVQGIPKGSGEVVEDLLSGRDHADVTSPASGVFVKLGNAKSKAATGQDLIGSTQNLLLSPVVIAMWKPMAEAIGWGKKPIGWNDILTLARDKKGWSSYGYPQWGAFKFGHTHPAYSNSGIISLIAENYAATGKVHGLTLADVNNPKTKTFVQGIENSVVHYGSSTGFFGRKLFDSGPEYLSAAVLYESMVVESYKQPNSMPFPVVAIYPKEGTFWSDHPVGIVNREWVTPERKAAAQIYIDYLLAKPQQEKALEYGFRPGSTDVAVGNPIDEAHGVDPKQPTTTLEVPPPDVIAAIQSQWDDSEKKPADIALVMDTSGSMQDDNKLTNAKAGAKQLVSLLGDKDEFSLLQFSDTSGWATKDQSLGESRKESNRAVDSLFPGGQTALYDAVDQAYTHLQERPADHIRALIVLTDGDDNTSKEALSDLIKKIHADGETHTIRIFTIAYGSDAQKTVLEQIATATQGKAYEGTPGNIVEVFRDISTFF; encoded by the coding sequence ATGCGGGTATCGAAGTTTGTTGTGGTCTGTGCGCTGCTGCTTGCGGTGGGATGCAAGAAGGCAAAGGCTCCGTCGAGTGGGGATGGAGATGCGCTGAAGCCAGCAGGAGCCGATGAGATCCGGCTGATCTTCACCTATGGATCCGAGAAGCAGAAGTGGGTCGAGGACGTCACCGCTGCGTTCAATCAGAGCGGGGTGAAGTCGGCTACCGGCAAACACATTACCGTGCAGGGGATTCCGAAGGGGTCCGGCGAGGTAGTCGAGGACCTGCTCAGCGGGCGCGACCACGCCGATGTGACCAGTCCGGCTTCGGGCGTCTTCGTGAAGCTGGGCAATGCGAAGTCGAAGGCGGCGACGGGGCAGGACCTGATCGGCAGCACGCAAAATCTTCTGCTGTCGCCGGTAGTCATCGCGATGTGGAAGCCAATGGCGGAGGCGATCGGCTGGGGCAAGAAGCCGATTGGCTGGAACGACATCCTGACGCTGGCGCGGGACAAGAAAGGGTGGTCCAGCTACGGCTACCCGCAGTGGGGAGCCTTCAAGTTTGGCCACACGCATCCTGCATACAGTAATAGCGGCATCATCTCGCTGATTGCGGAGAACTACGCGGCAACGGGCAAGGTACATGGTCTGACGCTGGCCGACGTCAACAACCCGAAGACCAAGACGTTTGTGCAGGGGATTGAGAACTCCGTGGTGCACTACGGCAGCTCGACCGGGTTCTTCGGGCGGAAGCTCTTCGACAGCGGGCCGGAGTACCTTTCGGCGGCGGTGCTCTACGAGAGCATGGTCGTCGAGAGCTACAAGCAGCCGAACTCGATGCCGTTCCCAGTGGTGGCGATCTATCCGAAGGAAGGCACGTTCTGGAGCGATCATCCTGTGGGCATCGTGAATCGCGAGTGGGTGACGCCGGAGCGTAAAGCTGCCGCGCAAATCTACATCGACTACCTGCTCGCCAAGCCACAGCAGGAGAAGGCGCTCGAGTACGGCTTCCGCCCTGGATCGACCGATGTCGCCGTCGGCAATCCGATTGATGAGGCGCATGGTGTCGATCCGAAGCAGCCGACGACGACGCTCGAGGTTCCGCCGCCGGATGTGATTGCGGCGATCCAGTCGCAGTGGGATGACAGCGAGAAGAAGCCTGCAGACATAGCGCTGGTAATGGATACCTCGGGCAGCATGCAGGACGATAACAAGCTGACCAACGCGAAGGCGGGAGCGAAGCAGTTGGTCTCGCTGCTGGGTGATAAAGACGAGTTTTCACTGCTTCAGTTCAGCGACACCTCGGGCTGGGCGACGAAGGACCAGTCGCTGGGCGAGTCGCGCAAGGAATCGAACCGCGCGGTGGACTCGCTGTTTCCGGGAGGCCAGACGGCACTCTACGACGCAGTGGATCAGGCCTACACTCACTTGCAGGAACGGCCTGCGGACCACATCCGTGCGCTGATCGTGCTGACCGATGGCGATGACAACACGAGCAAAGAGGCGCTGAGCGATCTGATCAAGAAGATTCACGCAGACGGCGAGACGCATACGATTCGCATATTCACGATTGCTTACGGGAGTGATGCGCAGAAGACGGTGCTAGAGCAGATTGCGACTGCGACGCAGGGCAAAGCGTATGAGGGAACTCCCGGAAATATCGTTGAGGTGTTTCGGGATATTTCGACGTTCTTCTAA
- a CDS encoding MBL fold metallo-hydrolase: MSEPVTPESSQHSESMEDPRIEVRAWGVRGSLPTPAIEVLGFGGNTPCVELKFGNEAGCRQRLIFDAGTGIRNLGMHLLKSQCTDTSFHVFLTHFHWDHVQGLPFFQALYRKETTITFYSNRTPEELKEILWGQMVTPYFPVRFSDIAATVHFVQILEAPLVLGEVKVNSFCLTHPQGSSGFRVTYRGKKIVYATDHEHGQEDADLRLLNAARGADLLFYDAQYTPEEYPNRMGWGHGTWLQATRVATAAEVKQLVLFHHDPSHDDVKMEAILADARSKFACTIAAREGETLIVR, from the coding sequence TTGAGCGAGCCAGTCACGCCTGAGTCGTCGCAGCATTCCGAGTCGATGGAAGACCCCAGGATCGAAGTTCGAGCCTGGGGTGTTCGTGGCTCTCTGCCTACACCGGCCATTGAAGTGTTAGGTTTTGGCGGCAACACTCCATGCGTCGAACTGAAGTTCGGTAATGAGGCTGGATGCCGTCAGCGGCTCATCTTCGACGCCGGTACCGGCATTCGGAACCTTGGCATGCATTTGCTTAAGTCGCAATGCACGGACACCAGCTTCCATGTCTTCCTGACGCACTTCCACTGGGACCATGTGCAGGGTCTACCTTTCTTTCAGGCGCTCTATAGGAAGGAAACGACGATCACTTTCTATTCCAACCGGACGCCCGAGGAACTCAAGGAGATTCTCTGGGGGCAGATGGTAACGCCTTACTTTCCAGTGCGCTTCAGCGACATCGCGGCGACGGTTCACTTCGTTCAGATTCTGGAAGCTCCTCTGGTGCTGGGCGAAGTCAAGGTTAACTCCTTCTGCCTGACCCATCCGCAGGGATCGAGCGGATTCCGCGTTACCTATCGGGGCAAGAAGATCGTGTATGCGACCGACCATGAACACGGCCAGGAAGACGCCGATCTGCGGCTGCTGAATGCGGCGAGAGGAGCGGATCTGCTCTTCTACGACGCGCAGTACACGCCCGAGGAGTATCCAAACCGGATGGGTTGGGGGCACGGGACATGGCTGCAGGCGACGCGGGTGGCGACGGCGGCGGAGGTGAAGCAGCTTGTGCTGTTTCATCATGACCCGAGCCACGACGACGTGAAGATGGAGGCGATCCTCGCCGATGCGCGGTCGAAGTTCGCCTGCACGATCGCTGCGCGCGAGGGTGAGACGCTGATCGTGCGATAG
- a CDS encoding DUF928 domain-containing protein translates to MRYLIKSGRVSFVRSITAAAMCSVLLFGVAGQSQSAPPPAKSTRVRAKLDGFDIAPTSGKAPNQIGGASRDLGALTLYAPKLAKAYTLTPTFFWSAEDDKAEFTFKLAALSSQESPIYVKKVTGGKFTYPPDAPALKPSETYIWSVQPENDLMGGMASASLLVVGGSTRNSVASALSSAKVISDQPSPEAAKIYVDNRLWFDAIAEYTALIEKHPEMSQYREARAQLYDQLPETRPLADADAAAAAKGQK, encoded by the coding sequence ATGCGTTACCTCATCAAGAGCGGAAGAGTTTCTTTTGTGCGATCGATCACTGCGGCCGCGATGTGCTCCGTTTTGCTGTTCGGAGTTGCGGGCCAATCACAGAGCGCTCCGCCCCCGGCGAAGAGTACGAGAGTGCGCGCCAAGCTGGATGGCTTCGATATCGCGCCCACCTCGGGCAAAGCTCCGAACCAGATTGGTGGAGCGTCTCGCGATCTCGGAGCGCTGACCCTGTATGCGCCGAAGCTGGCGAAGGCCTACACGCTTACCCCCACGTTCTTCTGGAGCGCGGAGGACGACAAGGCGGAGTTCACGTTCAAACTGGCGGCGCTCTCCTCGCAGGAGAGCCCGATCTATGTGAAGAAAGTGACGGGCGGAAAGTTCACCTATCCACCCGATGCTCCCGCATTGAAGCCATCCGAGACGTATATCTGGTCGGTGCAGCCGGAGAATGACCTGATGGGCGGCATGGCGTCGGCGAGCCTGCTGGTGGTAGGTGGCAGCACCCGGAACTCCGTGGCGAGTGCTCTATCCAGCGCCAAGGTGATTTCCGATCAGCCTTCACCTGAAGCGGCAAAGATTTATGTCGATAACCGGCTTTGGTTCGATGCCATCGCCGAGTACACTGCTCTGATCGAGAAGCACCCCGAGATGTCGCAGTATCGAGAGGCCCGTGCCCAGTTGTACGACCAGCTTCCGGAGACGCGCCCGTTAGCGGATGCGGATGCGGCGGCTGCAGCCAAAGGACAGAAGTAG
- a CDS encoding CHASE2 domain-containing protein, whose amino-acid sequence MSWRRKYFKFVWQSAAIAVVACIVVLFASRYTAFMDLDAWTFDFTSTTGGDNSVSKDIVLVDIDEESFARIGKYPIPWTTVADLVTKIGAQHPKIVGMDMLLSEARTPEDNQAMQAALTSAGVVIVASQTSEGGLPPELPLLMFCQPENAKAASGFCPEGAPGAEGYAFINLPFDQDGYIRQMFLIYGGPPPSESFPLFLAEQYSGSSYTPIDRNRGSFLGHTLYFADSVTGSVLIGSWSHQPVTTIPAWKLLAGAVPPDALTGKLVLIGQTNDAAHDRLLTPVFRHAEPDGRRLRLGGTEVLAAAIRSLLEGKVVRPANPLVRWTTVLLVCWLSAFLILALRTSVGVGFALVLAALPSVLAVWLYAKYRYWLPFLPVQAGVGIALPMSLGLQYVLEQLVSHEAREQRKQLMKLFSSYVDPAVANTIWDRRSEVSLSGEERIATVVFTDIRNFTKMSAGRPPAEVLRWLNQYLTAMDQVIRRYDGFLNKFIGDGLMIIFGLPLSHGPSEDARLAVEASLAMLEAVTKLNELNAGNPEIPQLRIGIGMHTGSLMAGSIGSASRQEYSVIGSTVNLASRLESLNKPFKTEILMSQATRDMIARDFVGVRSLGMTSVAGLEEQIEVFTVDPQPKPEPKYRALIDRNERVHQ is encoded by the coding sequence ATGAGCTGGCGCAGGAAGTATTTCAAGTTTGTATGGCAGTCCGCGGCGATCGCTGTGGTCGCCTGCATAGTCGTGCTCTTTGCGTCCCGCTATACCGCGTTTATGGACTTGGATGCGTGGACGTTTGACTTCACTTCGACTACGGGCGGCGACAACTCGGTGTCGAAGGATATCGTGCTGGTGGACATTGACGAGGAGAGCTTTGCCCGTATCGGGAAGTATCCGATCCCCTGGACGACGGTTGCGGACTTGGTGACGAAGATCGGGGCGCAGCACCCCAAGATCGTCGGGATGGATATGCTTCTTTCTGAGGCGCGGACGCCAGAGGATAATCAGGCGATGCAGGCGGCATTGACCTCTGCGGGGGTGGTGATTGTGGCAAGCCAGACCTCAGAAGGCGGTCTGCCGCCGGAGTTGCCGCTCCTCATGTTTTGTCAGCCGGAGAATGCGAAAGCGGCATCGGGATTCTGCCCGGAGGGTGCACCGGGCGCTGAAGGGTATGCCTTCATCAACCTGCCGTTTGACCAAGACGGCTATATCCGGCAGATGTTCCTTATCTATGGAGGTCCCCCTCCATCTGAATCGTTTCCACTCTTTCTGGCAGAACAGTATTCAGGTTCCTCTTATACCCCGATCGACCGCAACCGCGGCAGCTTCCTGGGTCATACGCTTTACTTTGCCGATTCGGTTACGGGCTCGGTCCTGATCGGGTCGTGGTCGCACCAGCCCGTAACGACGATCCCGGCGTGGAAGCTGTTAGCGGGAGCGGTGCCGCCCGATGCGCTGACGGGCAAGCTGGTCTTGATCGGGCAGACAAACGACGCCGCCCACGATCGACTGCTGACACCGGTATTCCGCCACGCCGAGCCAGACGGGCGACGGTTGCGTCTGGGAGGTACGGAGGTGCTGGCGGCCGCGATCCGGAGCCTGCTCGAAGGTAAGGTAGTCCGGCCAGCGAACCCGCTGGTGAGGTGGACGACGGTGCTGCTCGTATGCTGGCTGTCGGCTTTTCTAATTCTTGCGTTGCGGACATCGGTGGGGGTGGGCTTTGCTTTAGTGCTTGCTGCACTCCCAAGCGTACTGGCGGTGTGGCTCTATGCGAAGTATCGCTACTGGCTGCCCTTCCTTCCCGTGCAGGCGGGCGTAGGGATTGCACTTCCAATGTCCCTGGGGTTGCAGTATGTGCTGGAGCAACTTGTCTCCCACGAGGCGCGCGAGCAGAGGAAGCAGTTGATGAAGCTGTTCTCCAGCTACGTCGATCCCGCGGTGGCGAACACCATCTGGGACCGCCGGTCCGAGGTCTCGCTAAGCGGCGAGGAGCGGATTGCAACGGTCGTGTTCACGGACATCCGTAACTTCACCAAGATGAGCGCGGGACGACCACCGGCCGAAGTCCTGCGTTGGCTCAACCAATACCTGACGGCGATGGACCAGGTGATCCGCAGGTACGATGGCTTCCTGAACAAGTTCATTGGCGACGGTCTGATGATCATCTTCGGTCTGCCGTTGAGCCACGGGCCATCGGAGGACGCGAGGCTCGCCGTAGAGGCGTCGCTGGCCATGCTGGAGGCGGTGACGAAGCTCAACGAGCTGAACGCCGGAAATCCGGAGATACCACAGTTGCGTATAGGAATCGGGATGCATACAGGAAGCCTGATGGCTGGTAGTATCGGTTCGGCCAGCCGCCAGGAGTATTCCGTAATTGGGTCTACCGTTAACCTGGCCTCGCGTCTTGAAAGCTTGAACAAGCCCTTCAAGACGGAGATACTGATGAGCCAGGCGACGCGCGATATGATTGCCCGTGACTTTGTAGGTGTGCGGTCGCTGGGCATGACAAGTGTCGCAGGACTTGAGGAGCAGATCGAGGTGTTCACAGTCGATCCGCAGCCGAAGCCAGAACCGAAGTACCGGGCCCTGATCGACAGGAACGAGAGGGTACATCAATGA
- a CDS encoding GlcG/HbpS family heme-binding protein has translation MPFSRRTGTRAAYALCLALSLAIISCGSGTNSKAVPPPVSAPLSNLLTQLDVENIVQAAAGSINVPLTIAVSDRRGQIIAVYSSTFADPHALVPGNFGILRPADEVAAALARTAAFFSNDQAPIGSRTVRYLSGIHFPPGIMNTESAPLYGIENTNRGCGFNTTYLPGQSLPVPKLLNQPTQPGLGILTGKADLLDSDPTAVNPGGVPIFKNNRVAGGIGVVTAYPTANYNAVVEYAAVVGTIGIGFTPIVPYPGAVVLGGITLPFVNQTTMPDGYFPGNSQGTFSIGPVDASGAAPEGDLIAERGSTLGGLTQAQVEQIVANTVATGNLTRAAIRLPVGVRARFVIAVADLDGSLLALYRMPDATMFSVDVAVAKSRNVVYFSGTPNPADLPGGPPAGTAITNRTLDFAAQPLYPEGIDGTQPGPFYPLFVNDVNNPCTNGSQPTNPNQNGIVFFPGSTPLYINGKLVGGLGVSGDGVDQDDYAAAGGAIGFAAPTAIRADNYFDRSVRLTYQKFPPNPTD, from the coding sequence TTGCCTTTCAGTCGCCGCACCGGTACGCGCGCTGCGTACGCTCTATGCCTCGCCCTTAGTCTTGCGATCATCTCCTGCGGCAGCGGGACGAACTCCAAGGCTGTCCCGCCGCCGGTCTCCGCGCCGCTCTCGAACCTCCTCACCCAGCTCGATGTCGAGAACATCGTCCAGGCCGCCGCCGGGTCCATCAACGTCCCGCTCACGATCGCCGTCAGCGACCGCCGGGGCCAGATCATCGCCGTTTACTCCAGCACCTTCGCTGATCCTCACGCGCTCGTCCCCGGAAACTTCGGCATCCTCCGCCCCGCCGATGAAGTCGCCGCCGCGCTCGCCCGCACCGCCGCCTTCTTCTCCAACGATCAGGCCCCCATCGGCAGCCGCACTGTCCGTTATCTCAGCGGCATCCACTTTCCGCCGGGCATCATGAACACCGAGTCCGCGCCGCTCTACGGTATCGAGAACACGAACCGAGGATGCGGCTTCAACACCACCTATCTCCCCGGCCAGAGCCTGCCTGTTCCGAAGCTGCTGAACCAACCCACGCAGCCCGGTCTGGGCATCCTTACCGGCAAGGCTGATCTGCTTGACTCCGATCCCACTGCGGTAAACCCCGGCGGAGTTCCGATCTTCAAGAACAACCGCGTCGCCGGTGGCATTGGTGTGGTCACCGCGTATCCGACGGCGAACTACAACGCTGTCGTCGAATACGCCGCAGTTGTCGGCACGATCGGCATTGGATTCACGCCGATCGTTCCTTATCCCGGCGCGGTCGTCCTTGGCGGCATCACGCTTCCGTTCGTCAACCAGACGACCATGCCCGACGGATACTTCCCCGGCAACTCACAAGGCACCTTCAGCATTGGCCCTGTCGATGCCTCCGGCGCGGCACCTGAGGGCGACCTCATCGCGGAGCGCGGGAGCACCCTTGGCGGTCTAACCCAGGCGCAGGTCGAGCAGATCGTCGCCAACACCGTCGCCACCGGCAACCTGACGCGCGCCGCGATTCGCCTTCCCGTCGGCGTCCGTGCGCGCTTCGTCATCGCTGTCGCAGATCTCGACGGCTCGCTCCTGGCGCTCTACCGCATGCCCGACGCCACCATGTTCAGCGTCGATGTCGCCGTCGCTAAGTCCCGAAACGTCGTCTACTTCAGCGGCACACCGAACCCGGCCGACCTCCCCGGAGGCCCACCTGCGGGCACGGCCATCACCAACCGCACCCTCGACTTCGCAGCGCAGCCACTCTACCCGGAAGGAATCGATGGCACCCAACCTGGCCCGTTCTACCCACTCTTCGTAAATGACGTGAACAATCCCTGCACCAACGGATCGCAGCCGACGAACCCGAACCAGAACGGCATCGTCTTCTTCCCTGGCAGCACTCCGCTTTATATCAATGGAAAACTCGTCGGCGGCCTCGGCGTCTCAGGTGACGGCGTCGACCAGGACGACTACGCTGCCGCTGGGGGAGCCATAGGCTTCGCAGCTCCTACCGCCATCCGCGCCGACAACTACTTCGACCGCAGCGTCCGCCTCACCTATCAGAAATTTCCGCCCAACCCCACCGACTAA
- a CDS encoding cytochrome c family protein: MRSLKEIGFLSTVFVWGWMFVATGTQARAQGVAPERLHAMLKESATDPVAVGKYVGPGSCSASACHGSIAPRNTTKVLQNEYSTWVTEDSHARAYASLTGSLGRQMSAILKIGPAEKSQRCLVCHAISEPAAHKAREFDMSEGVSCESCHGPASEWLGPHIQPTAKHADMVRLGLVDSKNLTIRSEKCLTCHLGAPGLKVDHELIAAGHPDLRFELDSFTAIEPPHWVEKNTDPLFGMRAWGIGQAVQLRESMLRVSRAAKSGPWPEFSEMDCITCHHSLTGPESWRQKEGYAGHRPGDAPYNVSRYIVFRKFAEEIDPSTNSELADATAKVAMLITTMSPDREAVQTAANRAAELSNKLLGEVQSAQYDRARTQRLIKSIASEADAISKQGERAAEQATMTVDSLYIATAKAGAVNAETRSAIDALFVQVKNPSAFNGPMFAESMKRVGNSVR, from the coding sequence GTGCGTTCGCTGAAAGAGATCGGCTTCCTAAGTACGGTGTTCGTGTGGGGCTGGATGTTTGTGGCGACGGGCACACAGGCAAGGGCGCAGGGTGTTGCTCCGGAGCGTCTTCATGCGATGTTGAAGGAGTCGGCGACCGATCCGGTCGCGGTAGGTAAGTATGTCGGTCCGGGATCGTGCTCGGCGAGCGCTTGCCACGGATCGATCGCCCCGAGGAACACGACCAAGGTTTTGCAGAACGAGTACAGCACCTGGGTGACGGAAGACAGCCATGCGCGGGCTTACGCATCGCTGACGGGAAGCCTTGGACGGCAGATGTCCGCGATTTTGAAGATCGGCCCGGCGGAGAAGTCGCAACGGTGCCTGGTGTGTCACGCGATCAGCGAGCCGGCGGCGCACAAGGCGCGAGAGTTCGACATGTCCGAGGGGGTGAGCTGCGAGAGCTGCCATGGGCCGGCGTCGGAGTGGCTGGGGCCGCACATTCAACCGACAGCGAAACACGCCGACATGGTGAGGCTTGGGCTGGTGGACAGCAAAAACCTTACGATTCGCAGCGAGAAGTGTTTGACCTGCCACCTGGGAGCGCCGGGGCTGAAGGTCGATCACGAGTTGATCGCGGCAGGGCATCCGGACCTGCGGTTCGAGCTGGATTCGTTTACGGCGATTGAGCCGCCGCACTGGGTGGAGAAGAACACCGATCCTCTCTTCGGCATGCGGGCGTGGGGAATTGGGCAGGCGGTGCAACTGCGGGAGAGCATGCTGCGGGTCTCGCGCGCGGCCAAGAGCGGACCGTGGCCGGAGTTCAGCGAGATGGATTGCATTACCTGCCACCACTCGCTGACCGGGCCGGAGAGCTGGCGGCAGAAGGAAGGCTACGCCGGACACAGGCCGGGAGATGCTCCCTATAACGTCTCGCGGTACATCGTGTTTAGGAAGTTTGCGGAAGAGATCGATCCTTCGACGAACAGCGAGTTGGCCGATGCAACGGCGAAGGTCGCGATGCTGATCACGACGATGAGTCCTGATCGCGAGGCCGTTCAGACGGCGGCGAATCGAGCGGCGGAGCTTTCGAACAAGCTGCTGGGCGAGGTGCAGTCGGCGCAGTACGATCGAGCGCGAACGCAGCGGCTGATTAAGAGCATTGCCAGCGAAGCAGATGCGATCTCCAAGCAGGGAGAGCGCGCGGCGGAGCAGGCGACTATGACGGTGGACTCGCTGTATATCGCTACGGCGAAGGCCGGGGCGGTGAATGCGGAGACGCGGTCGGCGATCGATGCGCTGTTTGTGCAGGTGAAGAATCCTTCGGCGTTCAATGGGCCGATGTTTGCGGAGTCGATGAAACGGGTGGGGAACTCGGTGCGGTAG